The following coding sequences are from one bacterium window:
- a CDS encoding glycosyltransferase family 39 protein → MNGSVTEEAGTGRSERAPRVLLALVLAAYLALAVRLLVLLPLWGAVQDEPIHFGYAKVLAVSGKLPVISMEQPRDVWEAYSLPSAGDTAHHPPGYYFVVSLVLRLFAHASLTAQNYAARGTSTLLGLVALLFIHGALRRLLPGRPGLTVAALAVIALFPHWLMVCAIIHPEAFGAAVGSAMLWALALVREQPSRWQRVALVGLLAGLLALGKMTMLPFCLAAAVTVLVLQSRHGLPWRTRVAHLALLGGVAALVCGWWFVRNVLLYGQLMPSSDLILGTTMHTRLFLRDGSQDMVAFLLIPQGQARYQLAIAGAFRYFWCPGDWLPPAVRPVMYSLGGLIWLTVPVGLWVGLRRRQADLTALWRPFVLPFLGALALLYFMYLRWTVLVAIQAHAELGRWLMPQMGSLALMWTLAAQGLAGRRVTAVLAVLAGFLLVWDVLAMFHIATVLIPLHSAPAAP, encoded by the coding sequence ATGAATGGGTCAGTGACTGAAGAGGCTGGAACGGGCCGGAGCGAGCGGGCACCGCGTGTGCTGCTGGCGCTGGTGCTGGCGGCGTACCTGGCGCTGGCCGTGCGCCTGCTGGTGCTGCTGCCCCTGTGGGGCGCGGTGCAGGATGAGCCCATCCACTTCGGCTACGCCAAGGTCCTGGCGGTCAGCGGCAAGCTGCCGGTGATCTCGATGGAGCAGCCCCGCGATGTCTGGGAAGCCTACAGCCTCCCCAGCGCCGGCGACACGGCGCACCATCCGCCGGGCTACTACTTCGTCGTCTCCCTGGTGCTGCGGCTCTTCGCGCATGCCTCGCTGACGGCGCAGAACTACGCCGCGCGCGGCACCTCGACCCTCCTGGGCCTGGTGGCGCTGCTGTTCATCCACGGGGCGCTGCGACGGCTCCTGCCGGGCCGGCCGGGCCTGACGGTCGCCGCCCTCGCGGTCATCGCGCTGTTCCCGCATTGGCTGATGGTCTGTGCCATCATCCACCCGGAGGCGTTCGGGGCAGCAGTCGGCTCGGCGATGCTCTGGGCCCTGGCGCTGGTCCGCGAGCAGCCATCGCGGTGGCAGCGCGTGGCCCTCGTCGGCCTCCTCGCCGGGCTGCTGGCTCTGGGCAAGATGACGATGCTGCCGTTCTGCCTGGCGGCGGCAGTGACCGTGCTCGTGCTGCAGAGTCGTCACGGGCTGCCATGGCGCACGCGTGTGGCGCACCTGGCGCTACTGGGCGGGGTGGCGGCGCTCGTGTGCGGCTGGTGGTTCGTGCGCAACGTGCTCCTGTACGGGCAGCTCATGCCCAGCTCTGACCTGATCCTGGGCACGACGATGCACACGCGGCTCTTCCTGCGTGACGGCTCGCAGGACATGGTCGCCTTCCTGCTCATCCCGCAGGGGCAGGCCCGTTACCAGTTGGCGATTGCCGGCGCCTTCCGGTACTTCTGGTGCCCCGGCGACTGGCTGCCCCCGGCGGTGCGTCCGGTGATGTACAGCCTGGGCGGGCTGATCTGGCTGACCGTGCCGGTCGGCCTGTGGGTGGGGCTGCGCCGCCGACAGGCGGACCTGACCGCGCTGTGGCGGCCGTTCGTGCTGCCCTTCCTGGGGGCGCTGGCGTTGCTGTACTTCATGTACTTGCGCTGGACGGTGCTCGTGGCCATCCAGGCCCATGCGGAACTGGGCCGGTGGCTGATGCCGCAGATGGGCAGCCTGGCGCTGATGTGGACACTGGCGGCGCAGGGGCTCGCGGGGCGACGGGTGACCGCGGTGCTCGCAGTGCTCGCCGGCTTCCTGCTCGTGTGGGATGTGCTCGCCATGTTCCACATCGCCACGGTGCTGATCCCGCTGCACAGCGCCCCGGCGGCGCCCTGA
- a CDS encoding CBS domain-containing protein produces MDLLARDIMNETVIACVPETKLEDAVRTLAEHDISGMPVINAAGRVVGIVTEADLLLADHLKPPLMKTALFGVYVLRESVMERMAEARGLRVDDVMTRHVITCGPDTPVDDVARILHDRKINRVPIVDEAGKLIGILSRADIIEAMAHPR; encoded by the coding sequence ATGGACTTGCTGGCCAGGGACATCATGAACGAGACCGTGATCGCCTGTGTGCCGGAGACGAAGCTGGAGGACGCCGTCCGCACCCTCGCCGAGCATGACATCAGCGGGATGCCCGTGATCAATGCCGCCGGTCGGGTGGTCGGGATCGTGACCGAGGCGGACCTGCTGCTGGCCGACCACCTCAAGCCGCCACTGATGAAGACCGCCCTGTTCGGGGTCTATGTGCTGCGGGAGAGTGTGATGGAGCGCATGGCCGAGGCGCGAGGGCTGCGCGTGGACGACGTCATGACGCGGCATGTCATCACCTGCGGCCCGGACACGCCGGTAGATGATGTCGCGCGCATCCTGCACGACAGGAAGATCAACCGGGTGCCGATCGTGGACGAGGCGGGGAAGCTGATCGGGATCCTGTCGCGGGCCGACATCATCGAGGCGATGGCGCACCCGAGATAG
- a CDS encoding [FeFe] hydrogenase, group A — MADVTLTIDGIEVTVPQGTTIMQAADQVGIRIPRLCYHPRLSMEGACRVCLVDAGLRNLVASCCYPAENGMNVKTHTPEVLRLRRDIVELLIDNHPEDCNSCERDGNCELQRLAASMGIRERVFAGSRKRYDKDLSGPAILRDPEKCVLCGRCVRMCGEVQEVAALGQVRRGFHTVVAPAHEGPISESVCVGCGQCVNVCPTAAFLEVDGTQDFLKAIEDPDTIVVSQMAPSVRAAIGEVFGYTPGECWEGESFAAMRRMGIDYVFDTQFAADLTIMEEAAEFVEKFKAGRLPNITSCCPTWVKFCEQFHPDLLPLLSTAKSPMSMQGAVVKSYFAEKLGVDPSRIFSVAIMCCTCKKAEAQRPELFVGDLPAVDTVLTTREFGWLIKHMGIDFLHLKPEAPDHPLGDSTGAAVIFGATGGVTEAALRTAYWMITGEDLSPVALEFLPVRGLKGVREATINVAGSDLKIAVASGLANANEVLAKLKSGEIHYDWIEVMGCPGGCIGGGGQPYAGANAVPLDECLLQKRGEALYALDGDRTLRCSHHNPDIQRLYREYLGEPLGHKSHELLHTYYYPRLPMGVRPQEAQI; from the coding sequence ATGGCTGACGTTACCCTCACCATAGACGGCATCGAGGTTACGGTGCCGCAGGGCACTACCATCATGCAGGCCGCCGACCAGGTCGGCATCCGCATCCCGCGCCTGTGCTATCACCCGCGTCTCTCCATGGAGGGCGCTTGCCGGGTGTGCCTCGTGGACGCGGGGCTGCGCAACCTGGTCGCCTCGTGCTGCTACCCGGCTGAGAACGGGATGAACGTCAAGACCCACACCCCCGAGGTCCTGCGCCTGCGCCGCGACATCGTGGAGTTGCTGATTGACAACCATCCCGAGGACTGCAACTCGTGCGAGCGCGACGGCAACTGCGAGCTGCAGCGGCTGGCCGCGTCCATGGGCATTCGCGAGCGCGTCTTCGCCGGCTCCCGCAAGCGCTATGACAAGGACCTCTCCGGCCCGGCGATCCTGCGCGACCCCGAGAAGTGCGTGCTGTGCGGACGCTGCGTGCGGATGTGTGGCGAGGTCCAGGAAGTCGCGGCGCTGGGTCAGGTGCGGCGCGGCTTCCACACCGTCGTCGCCCCGGCGCACGAGGGTCCCATCAGCGAGAGCGTCTGCGTCGGCTGCGGCCAGTGCGTCAATGTCTGCCCGACGGCGGCCTTCCTGGAAGTGGACGGCACGCAGGACTTCCTGAAGGCCATCGAGGATCCCGACACCATCGTCGTCTCGCAGATGGCCCCGTCGGTGCGCGCGGCCATCGGTGAAGTCTTCGGCTACACCCCGGGCGAGTGCTGGGAAGGCGAGTCCTTCGCCGCCATGCGCCGCATGGGCATTGACTACGTCTTCGACACCCAGTTCGCGGCCGACCTGACGATCATGGAAGAGGCCGCCGAGTTCGTCGAGAAGTTCAAGGCGGGGCGGCTGCCCAACATCACCTCCTGCTGTCCGACGTGGGTGAAGTTCTGCGAGCAGTTCCACCCCGATCTCCTCCCGCTGCTGTCCACCGCGAAGTCCCCGATGAGCATGCAGGGCGCCGTGGTCAAGTCGTACTTCGCCGAGAAGCTGGGCGTGGATCCCAGCCGCATCTTCTCGGTAGCGATCATGTGCTGCACCTGCAAGAAGGCCGAGGCGCAGCGCCCCGAGTTGTTCGTGGGCGACCTGCCCGCCGTGGACACGGTGCTGACCACGCGCGAGTTCGGCTGGCTCATCAAGCACATGGGCATTGACTTCCTGCACCTGAAGCCCGAGGCGCCGGACCATCCGCTCGGCGACTCCACCGGCGCGGCGGTCATCTTCGGCGCCACCGGCGGCGTGACTGAGGCCGCCCTGCGCACGGCGTACTGGATGATCACGGGCGAGGACCTCTCGCCGGTGGCCCTCGAGTTCCTGCCCGTCCGCGGGCTCAAGGGCGTGCGCGAGGCGACGATCAACGTGGCCGGCAGCGATCTGAAGATCGCGGTCGCCAGCGGTTTGGCCAACGCCAACGAGGTGCTCGCGAAGCTGAAGTCCGGCGAGATCCACTACGACTGGATCGAGGTCATGGGCTGCCCGGGCGGCTGCATCGGCGGCGGCGGCCAGCCGTATGCCGGGGCCAACGCCGTGCCGCTGGACGAGTGCCTGCTGCAAAAGCGCGGCGAAGCGCTCTACGCGCTGGATGGCGACCGGACCCTGCGCTGCTCGCACCACAACCCCGACATCCAACGGCTCTACCGCGAGTACCTGGGCGAGCCGCTGGGCCACAAGTCGCACGAACTGCTGCACACGTATTACTACCCGCGGCTGCCCATGGGTGTGCGGCCGCAGGAGGCGCAGATCTAA
- the nuoE gene encoding NADH-quinone oxidoreductase subunit NuoE, with protein sequence MRYQRDTLERPEWWRQLDEYIAEQKQRNAQHVQSALIPVLHHVQDTFGYVPAKAINHVAQQLGVPTAYVTGVASFYSYFSLTPKGVFTISVCLGTACYVRGSQAVLDELCRQLDCKPGETTADGLFTVKEARCLGACGQAPVMMVNDVVYAKVTPEQIPGILAHLTAEAQQEPTLAPA encoded by the coding sequence ATGCGTTACCAGCGCGATACTCTGGAACGGCCCGAATGGTGGCGGCAGCTCGACGAGTACATCGCCGAGCAGAAGCAGCGCAATGCCCAGCATGTGCAGAGCGCCCTGATCCCGGTGCTGCATCACGTGCAGGACACCTTCGGCTACGTGCCGGCCAAGGCCATCAACCATGTGGCCCAGCAGCTCGGCGTGCCGACCGCGTATGTCACCGGCGTGGCGAGCTTCTACTCGTACTTCTCGCTCACGCCCAAGGGTGTCTTCACCATCAGCGTGTGCCTGGGCACGGCGTGCTATGTGCGCGGCAGCCAGGCAGTGCTGGACGAACTGTGCCGGCAGCTTGACTGCAAGCCGGGCGAGACGACCGCCGACGGCCTCTTCACAGTCAAGGAGGCGCGCTGTCTGGGCGCCTGCGGGCAAGCGCCCGTGATGATGGTCAACGACGTGGTGTACGCCAAGGTGACCCCCGAGCAGATCCCGGGGATCCTGGCGCACCTGACCGCCGAGGCCCAGCAAGAGCCGACTCTCGCACCGGCCTAG
- a CDS encoding HAMP domain-containing histidine kinase, with translation MDIPLRTRLQVGFLGVALVGAALTAAGVWLLGGQWHGVGEGHLPLGVVLLSTVPTLIMGLVLAGVLANRLTRRIRLVTGAAEQLEQGNLEARVPQPAHADQDELRRLQVIFNEMAAALQERDDELRQSHQQLAETTEQLQQWNADYLSTLAFITHELKNQIASAKLNLLAVRDGYVGELNPDQHETLDDVVHTVHRTEDMLRNYLNLSRIEKGELQVRTRPVRIGNEVVAPVLRELKGRFHERNMHVETDLSPDLVTLGDPTLLQTVYENLLTNAAKYGRDGGTVKLWGRPVNGMLEMHVWNEGPGVAPEQLGELFGKFCRLAPPGEEARGTGLGLFIDREIVRRHGGEIHAESQYGEWIDFVFTLPRPDEILAPPPAAF, from the coding sequence ATGGACATTCCGCTGCGCACTCGACTACAGGTTGGCTTTCTGGGCGTAGCCCTCGTGGGCGCCGCCCTCACTGCCGCCGGGGTGTGGCTGCTCGGCGGACAGTGGCACGGTGTGGGGGAAGGCCACCTGCCGCTGGGAGTCGTGTTGCTCAGCACGGTCCCCACGCTCATCATGGGCCTGGTGCTGGCCGGGGTGTTGGCCAACCGCCTCACCCGACGCATCCGGCTGGTGACCGGGGCCGCCGAACAACTGGAGCAGGGCAACCTGGAGGCGCGCGTACCGCAGCCGGCACACGCCGACCAGGACGAGTTGCGGCGGCTGCAAGTCATCTTCAACGAGATGGCGGCGGCTCTCCAGGAGCGCGACGATGAACTCCGCCAGAGCCACCAGCAACTGGCCGAGACGACCGAGCAGTTGCAGCAGTGGAACGCAGACTATCTGAGCACCCTGGCATTCATCACACACGAGCTCAAGAACCAGATCGCCTCGGCGAAGCTCAACCTGCTGGCCGTCCGCGACGGCTACGTCGGGGAGCTGAACCCCGACCAGCATGAGACGCTGGACGATGTGGTGCACACCGTCCACCGCACCGAGGACATGCTGCGCAACTACCTGAACCTCTCGCGCATCGAGAAGGGCGAGTTGCAGGTGCGGACGCGGCCGGTGCGGATCGGGAACGAGGTCGTCGCGCCCGTACTCCGGGAGCTGAAGGGCCGGTTCCACGAGCGGAACATGCACGTGGAGACCGATCTGTCGCCCGACCTGGTCACGCTGGGGGACCCGACGCTGCTGCAGACGGTGTATGAGAACCTGCTCACCAACGCCGCCAAGTACGGCCGCGACGGGGGAACGGTCAAGCTGTGGGGCCGCCCGGTGAACGGGATGCTCGAGATGCACGTGTGGAATGAGGGCCCGGGGGTGGCCCCGGAGCAGTTGGGCGAGTTGTTCGGCAAGTTCTGCCGCCTGGCGCCCCCGGGCGAGGAAGCGCGGGGCACGGGACTGGGCCTGTTCATTGATCGGGAGATCGTACGCCGGCATGGGGGCGAGATTCACGCTGAGAGCCAGTATGGGGAATGGATTGACTTCGTGTTCACCCTCCCCCGACCGGACGAGATCTTGGCACCGCCGCCGGCCGCATTCTGA
- a CDS encoding response regulator: protein MSDKRRVLLVDDDVDFLEANRVALEARGFEVLTASDSRHGVEVATREHPDLIIMDLMMERLYAGFSAVQALAAHEATAEIPVIMVSAVTTETGFRVDDKEQRPEWLRVVEFINKPIDPLALADKASAIVGA from the coding sequence ATGAGCGACAAGCGCAGAGTACTGCTGGTAGATGATGATGTGGACTTCCTGGAGGCCAACCGTGTGGCCCTGGAGGCCCGGGGGTTCGAGGTGCTGACCGCCTCCGACTCGCGCCATGGTGTCGAAGTCGCCACCAGGGAGCATCCCGACCTCATCATCATGGACCTGATGATGGAGCGGCTCTATGCGGGCTTCTCGGCCGTGCAGGCCCTGGCGGCCCACGAGGCGACCGCGGAGATCCCCGTCATCATGGTGTCGGCCGTGACCACCGAGACCGGGTTCCGCGTGGACGACAAGGAGCAGCGGCCGGAGTGGCTGCGGGTCGTCGAGTTCATCAACAAGCCGATCGATCCCCTGGCGCTGGCGGACAAGGCCAGCGCCATCGTGGGTGCCTAG
- the nuoF gene encoding NADH-quinone oxidoreductase subunit NuoF: MTAQQSLQQLVEAVAPQVQARAGKIEVLLGIATCSLAGGADKTLTALQEALDASSVKDRLDFRQVGCVGRCSLEPLLEIRRPGEPPRLYVQVDAERAREIVKRDLGGGEAIREWLIDGGETPSVAPAGEDEIINRFTRDYPHLDFFSRQFRVALRNVGRIDPESLDDALSVGAYAGLAKALDEIAPDEVIATIKASGLRGRGGAGFPTGMKWEFTRKAAGDLKFVVCNADEGDPGAFMDRSTLEGDPHAVLEAMAIAGHAIGANQGYIYVRAEYPLAVKRLNIALAQARERGLLGPKVLGTDFAFDIELRLGAGAFVCGEETALLASIEGKRGMPRPRPPFPANKGLWGKPTVINNVETLASIAPIILKGAEWYASIGTETSKGTKVFALAGNVVNTGLVEVPMGMTLREIIFDIGGGIPGGRQFKAAQTGGPSGGCLPAEYLDTPIDYESLRAAGAIMGSGGLIVMDDGNCMVDIARFFLTFTQDESCGKCTPCREGTMRMLEIMKRITSGRGEERDYERLERLGKACTRGALCGLGQTAPNPVLSTLRHFKDEYEAHINEGRCPAHKCAALVHYVIDPEKCVGCGLCRRNCPVSCINGEPRQPHVIDDQACVRCGTCFDVCRFGAIRRD, translated from the coding sequence ATGACCGCTCAGCAGAGCTTGCAGCAACTGGTGGAGGCCGTCGCACCCCAGGTCCAGGCGCGGGCCGGCAAGATCGAGGTCTTGTTGGGCATCGCCACCTGCTCGCTGGCCGGAGGCGCCGACAAGACCCTCACGGCCCTGCAGGAAGCCCTGGACGCCAGCAGCGTGAAGGACCGCCTCGACTTCCGGCAGGTCGGATGTGTGGGCCGGTGCAGCCTCGAGCCGCTGCTGGAGATCCGCCGCCCCGGCGAGCCGCCGCGCCTGTACGTCCAGGTGGACGCCGAGCGCGCCCGCGAGATCGTCAAGCGCGATCTGGGCGGCGGCGAGGCCATCCGCGAGTGGCTGATTGACGGCGGCGAGACGCCGTCCGTCGCCCCGGCCGGCGAAGACGAGATCATCAACCGCTTCACGCGCGATTACCCGCACCTGGACTTCTTCAGCCGGCAGTTCCGCGTGGCCCTGCGCAACGTCGGCCGCATTGACCCCGAGAGCCTCGATGACGCCCTGTCGGTCGGCGCATACGCCGGGCTGGCCAAGGCGCTCGACGAGATAGCCCCGGACGAGGTCATCGCCACGATCAAGGCCTCCGGCCTGCGCGGTCGGGGCGGCGCGGGCTTCCCCACGGGCATGAAGTGGGAATTCACCCGCAAGGCTGCTGGCGACCTGAAGTTCGTCGTCTGCAACGCTGACGAGGGCGACCCGGGCGCCTTCATGGACCGCAGCACACTGGAGGGCGACCCCCATGCGGTGCTGGAGGCCATGGCCATCGCCGGGCACGCCATCGGCGCCAACCAGGGCTACATCTACGTCCGCGCTGAGTACCCGCTGGCCGTCAAGCGCCTGAACATCGCGCTGGCCCAGGCCCGCGAGCGCGGCCTGCTGGGCCCGAAGGTGCTGGGCACCGACTTCGCCTTTGACATCGAGCTGCGGCTGGGCGCCGGGGCCTTCGTGTGTGGTGAGGAGACGGCACTGCTGGCCTCCATCGAGGGCAAGCGCGGCATGCCGCGCCCGCGCCCGCCGTTCCCGGCCAACAAGGGCCTGTGGGGCAAGCCGACGGTCATCAACAACGTCGAGACCCTCGCCAGCATCGCGCCGATCATCCTCAAGGGCGCCGAGTGGTATGCCTCCATCGGGACCGAGACCTCCAAGGGCACGAAGGTATTCGCCCTGGCCGGCAATGTGGTCAACACCGGCCTGGTGGAAGTCCCGATGGGCATGACGCTGCGCGAGATCATCTTCGACATCGGCGGCGGCATTCCCGGCGGCCGGCAGTTCAAGGCCGCGCAGACGGGCGGACCCTCCGGTGGCTGCCTGCCGGCGGAGTATCTGGACACCCCCATTGACTACGAGTCGCTGCGCGCAGCCGGAGCCATCATGGGCTCGGGCGGCCTCATCGTCATGGACGACGGCAACTGCATGGTGGACATCGCCCGCTTCTTCCTGACCTTCACCCAGGACGAGAGCTGCGGCAAGTGCACCCCGTGCCGCGAGGGCACGATGCGCATGCTCGAGATCATGAAGCGCATCACCTCCGGCCGCGGCGAGGAGCGCGACTACGAGCGGCTTGAGCGCCTGGGCAAAGCCTGCACGCGCGGCGCGCTGTGCGGCCTGGGGCAGACCGCCCCCAACCCGGTGCTGAGCACGCTCCGCCACTTCAAGGACGAGTACGAGGCGCATATCAACGAGGGGCGCTGCCCCGCCCACAAGTGCGCGGCGCTCGTGCACTATGTCATTGACCCCGAGAAGTGCGTGGGCTGCGGTCTGTGCCGGCGCAACTGCCCGGTGAGTTGCATCAACGGCGAGCCGCGCCAGCCGCACGTCATTGACGACCAGGCGTGCGTGCGCTGCGGCACGTGCTTCGACGTCTGCCGCTTCGGCGCGATCCGGCGCGACTAG
- a CDS encoding response regulator, with protein MPEATASTAQVTPVPAPSAARPTHQILVLDDESGIRRGCQRVLVAEGHEVYSVESVEQALETLRQHPDIEVALVDLRMPGGPPEAPDMGGMTFLAAARDEAPLLVCNVITAYATIETAMEGSRRGAYDFLAKPFTPDDLLRLVNKSLERSRLLRDHQRLVSERERRLLQLATEQSRLRGIVNSMADAVLVCNADDELVLYNPAALRVMPALAPGREAYPLAEVLQSPELLELVHEAEASHGRLSREIQLPEALGAQWVLANVAPVAEEQGATFLGTVTVLRDITELRRVEQVKAQFVNMVAHELRAPLSAIDGYLSVLYEGLVPSVAKQREMIGRSRQRLRALLDLVSDLLDVARMEAGTVRRQIQPQEPAAIVGDVVELMAPSAAQAQVRLENQVPAGLPRIEADREELVRLFTNLLSNAIKYNRPGGMVKAYAVAEGPYVRFDVADTGVGISPEGLQSLFSEFFREKRRETAQVTGTGLGLSIVKRIVDFYHGRIDVKSRENEGSTFSVWLPQQHDSSTQAGEAATGDAT; from the coding sequence ATGCCAGAAGCTACCGCCAGCACAGCCCAAGTGACCCCCGTCCCGGCGCCGTCGGCGGCACGCCCCACGCACCAGATTCTGGTGCTGGATGACGAGTCCGGGATCCGGCGCGGCTGCCAGCGCGTGCTCGTCGCCGAGGGGCACGAGGTCTACAGCGTCGAGTCGGTGGAGCAGGCCCTGGAGACGCTGCGCCAGCATCCCGACATCGAGGTCGCGCTGGTGGACCTGCGGATGCCCGGCGGCCCGCCTGAGGCGCCGGACATGGGCGGGATGACCTTCCTGGCCGCCGCCCGCGACGAAGCCCCGCTGCTGGTGTGCAACGTCATCACGGCCTACGCGACCATCGAGACGGCCATGGAGGGGAGCCGGCGCGGGGCCTACGACTTCCTCGCCAAACCCTTCACCCCCGACGACCTGCTGCGACTGGTGAACAAGTCCCTGGAGCGGTCGCGCCTGCTGCGCGACCACCAGCGACTGGTATCCGAGCGCGAACGGCGCCTGCTGCAGCTCGCTACCGAGCAGAGCCGCCTGCGCGGCATCGTCAACTCCATGGCCGACGCCGTGCTGGTATGCAACGCCGACGACGAGCTGGTCCTCTACAACCCGGCGGCGCTGCGCGTCATGCCCGCCCTGGCGCCCGGGCGGGAAGCCTATCCCCTCGCTGAGGTGCTGCAGTCCCCCGAACTGCTCGAACTAGTCCACGAGGCGGAGGCGAGTCACGGCCGCCTGTCGCGCGAGATCCAGTTGCCGGAGGCCCTGGGCGCCCAGTGGGTCTTGGCCAACGTGGCCCCGGTGGCCGAGGAGCAGGGCGCAACCTTCCTGGGCACTGTGACCGTGCTGCGCGACATCACCGAGCTGCGGCGCGTCGAGCAGGTGAAGGCGCAATTCGTCAACATGGTGGCGCACGAGCTGCGGGCGCCCCTGTCGGCCATTGATGGCTACTTGTCGGTGCTGTACGAGGGCCTTGTGCCCTCGGTGGCCAAGCAGCGGGAGATGATCGGGCGGTCGCGCCAGCGGCTGCGCGCCCTACTCGACCTGGTGAGCGACCTGCTCGACGTGGCCCGCATGGAGGCCGGAACGGTGCGGCGGCAGATCCAGCCCCAGGAACCGGCGGCCATTGTGGGCGACGTGGTCGAACTGATGGCGCCCTCGGCCGCGCAGGCTCAGGTGCGGCTGGAGAACCAGGTGCCGGCGGGCCTCCCGCGCATCGAGGCCGACCGCGAGGAGTTGGTCCGGCTCTTCACCAACCTGCTGAGTAATGCCATCAAGTACAACCGGCCGGGCGGGATGGTCAAGGCGTATGCCGTGGCCGAGGGGCCGTATGTCCGCTTTGATGTGGCCGACACCGGCGTAGGCATCAGCCCCGAGGGTCTGCAGTCGCTGTTCTCCGAGTTCTTCCGGGAGAAGCGCCGCGAGACCGCGCAGGTCACGGGCACCGGCCTGGGCCTGAGCATCGTCAAGCGCATCGTGGACTTCTACCATGGGCGGATTGACGTGAAGTCCAGGGAGAACGAGGGGTCCACGTTCAGCGTCTGGCTGCCCCAGCAGCACGACTCGTCAACGCAGGCGGGCGAGGCCGCCACGGGTGACGCGACATGA
- the hydE gene encoding [FeFe] hydrogenase H-cluster radical SAM maturase HydE has product MTPMTDRELRELVVAEGPAAAELRAEADRVRRETVGDDVYLRGIVEFSSHCRCDCEYCGLRISHRDLARFRMTPAQVVTACRDIARFGFGTVVLQSGEDPWWTTRRVADLVTAIKEETPLAVTLSLGERDTSDYRRWREAGADRYLLKHETANRELYERLHPGASYDRRLACQDALFDLGYQVGSGCIVGLPGQTPDVLVEDLRLIESRGYHMCGLGPLIPHPATPLGAVPVGSVETSLNMMALVRLLVPDIMLPATTALETAEPGARVRALQGGANILMPNLTPRRFASFYDIYPGKKAPQLTLAQEVERTLAIARAAGRPVGSGPGHSRRTSSGT; this is encoded by the coding sequence ATGACGCCCATGACTGACCGGGAGCTGCGCGAACTGGTTGTGGCGGAGGGGCCGGCGGCGGCGGAGCTGCGCGCCGAGGCCGACCGGGTGCGCCGCGAGACCGTCGGCGACGACGTCTACCTGCGGGGGATTGTCGAGTTCTCCAGCCACTGTCGGTGCGACTGCGAATACTGCGGCCTGCGTATCAGCCACCGTGATCTCGCGCGGTTCCGCATGACCCCGGCGCAGGTGGTGACGGCGTGCCGCGACATCGCCCGGTTCGGGTTCGGCACGGTCGTGCTGCAGTCCGGCGAGGATCCCTGGTGGACAACGCGCCGCGTGGCGGATCTGGTGACAGCCATCAAGGAGGAGACACCGCTGGCGGTGACGCTGTCGCTGGGCGAGCGGGACACGTCGGACTACCGCCGGTGGCGCGAGGCCGGGGCGGACCGGTACCTGCTCAAGCACGAGACGGCGAACCGCGAGCTGTACGAGCGGCTGCACCCCGGCGCTTCGTACGACCGGCGTCTGGCCTGCCAGGACGCGCTGTTTGACCTGGGCTACCAGGTCGGCTCCGGCTGCATCGTGGGCCTGCCGGGGCAGACGCCTGACGTCCTGGTGGAGGACCTGCGGCTGATCGAATCGCGCGGCTACCACATGTGCGGCCTGGGGCCACTGATCCCCCACCCGGCCACGCCACTGGGGGCGGTACCCGTCGGGTCGGTCGAGACGAGCCTGAACATGATGGCGCTGGTCCGGCTGCTGGTGCCCGATATCATGTTGCCAGCCACCACGGCGCTGGAGACCGCCGAGCCCGGAGCGCGCGTGCGCGCCCTGCAGGGCGGGGCCAACATCCTCATGCCCAACCTCACCCCCCGCCGGTTCGCCAGCTTCTACGACATCTACCCCGGCAAGAAGGCACCCCAGCTCACCCTCGCTCAGGAAGTCGAGCGGACGCTGGCGATCGCGCGGGCCGCTGGCCGGCCGGTCGGGTCCGGGCCCGGTCACAGCCGGCGCACTTCCTCAGGGACCTGA